From the Sphingomonas aliaeris genome, one window contains:
- the lexA gene encoding transcriptional repressor LexA — MLTRKQHELICFINDRLEESGVSPSFEEMKEALDLKSKSGVHRLISALEERKFIRRLPNRARALEVLKMPERGEVTAKVKLETAEPSNLRPLPQPANDVIEIPLHGRIAAGVPIEAFEGSAMLAVPAALLGGGEHYALEVSGDSMVEAGILDGDYALIRRADTARDGEIVVALIEDSEATLKYFRREGAMIRLDPANRAYDPQRYAPQQVRVQGKLAGLLRRYV, encoded by the coding sequence ATGCTCACGCGTAAGCAGCATGAACTTATCTGCTTCATCAACGATCGGCTCGAGGAGTCCGGTGTCTCGCCCTCGTTCGAGGAGATGAAGGAGGCGCTCGATCTGAAGTCGAAGTCCGGCGTCCACCGCCTGATCAGCGCTCTGGAGGAACGCAAGTTCATCCGCCGCTTGCCGAACCGCGCCCGCGCGCTCGAGGTATTGAAGATGCCGGAGCGCGGCGAGGTCACCGCAAAGGTCAAGCTGGAAACAGCCGAGCCGTCGAACCTCCGTCCGCTGCCGCAGCCCGCTAACGACGTGATCGAAATCCCGCTGCACGGCCGGATCGCCGCCGGTGTGCCGATCGAGGCATTCGAGGGCAGCGCGATGCTGGCCGTGCCTGCCGCCCTGCTCGGCGGCGGCGAGCATTATGCGCTGGAGGTTTCGGGGGATTCGATGGTCGAGGCCGGGATTCTCGACGGCGACTATGCGCTGATCCGCCGTGCCGACACCGCGCGTGACGGCGAGATCGTCGTCGCTTTGATCGAGGATAGCGAGGCGACGCTGAAATACTTCCGCCGCGAAGGCGCTATGATCCGGCTGGATCCCGCAAACCGCGCCTATGATCCGCAGCGTTACGCCCCGCAGCAGGTTCGCGTGCAGGGTAAGCTCGCCGGTCTGCTCCGCCGCTATGTCTGA